Proteins co-encoded in one Capillibacterium thermochitinicola genomic window:
- a CDS encoding sensor histidine kinase — protein sequence MINLAKGRSGFNRLTFQKQLTIFFLITAVLAMVFVSVIAYFQATTELEKNFTLYTASILNRTKDDIVTKFNMVENTLNFIAADYRLQMMGAPRSPVDQRSLAKLLVDSINLNNYQVSLDNRRVTKNLIDDLIIYGDYAERPTVVIGRRDHFTAYGIEQYLTPELLATARAAEGGVVWSEIFYNPVGARLMENLPSEILREELNQIAVIKWLFDVQTRQSIGYLVASINLSRLSGLIEDIVLGKTGRLYLVDQKQQVLAGSDKNLILRPIPLDERSRAQLAASPVGSIRGKFNNQDSFIHFQEIPTNNWKLVGVIASQEFEAAAGEVRNRILFGGILVLAVFAAVAVIAAGKITRPIENICAFMQKVEKGDLSLRVHETGSIEIEQLSQQLNHMIENLAQLLEKIYQEQIFKRKIALKMLHAQINPHFLYNTLDSISWMVETGRREIAVELLECLSTIFRVTLSGGRDVIRIGEELDHAENYLRIQRIRYQDKLDYVINVDEEIKKHEIVKITLQPLIENAIYHGIKPKPNGRGTVVILGRRVDPDHIQLSVIDDGVGMSSEKLAAVRASLVEPQLNLETEGKGYSLMNINSRIKLYFGPAYGLVYSSKEGVGTRVDILLPT from the coding sequence ATGATTAATCTTGCAAAAGGACGTTCTGGCTTTAACCGCTTGACTTTTCAAAAGCAACTGACGATCTTCTTTTTAATCACTGCGGTCTTGGCGATGGTTTTTGTTTCGGTTATCGCTTATTTTCAAGCAACAACCGAACTGGAAAAGAACTTCACGCTTTATACGGCCTCCATCCTTAACCGCACCAAAGATGATATTGTCACCAAGTTTAACATGGTGGAAAACACCCTGAATTTTATTGCGGCTGACTACCGGTTGCAAATGATGGGTGCGCCCCGTTCTCCGGTTGACCAACGGAGCCTGGCGAAGCTATTGGTCGATTCGATTAATCTCAATAACTATCAGGTCAGTCTGGATAACCGGCGGGTGACCAAAAATCTCATTGATGACTTGATCATTTACGGGGATTACGCGGAAAGGCCAACGGTGGTCATCGGTCGCCGGGATCATTTTACCGCTTATGGGATCGAACAGTATTTAACCCCCGAACTTTTGGCGACCGCCCGGGCCGCCGAAGGAGGAGTAGTCTGGTCCGAGATCTTTTATAACCCGGTGGGTGCCCGTTTAATGGAGAATTTGCCGTCCGAAATTCTCCGGGAAGAACTGAACCAGATTGCGGTCATTAAATGGCTTTTTGATGTCCAGACCAGACAGAGTATCGGTTATTTGGTGGCCAGTATTAACCTGTCGCGCCTTTCCGGTCTGATTGAAGATATCGTTCTGGGGAAAACCGGCCGCCTTTATCTGGTCGACCAGAAACAGCAGGTGTTGGCCGGAAGTGATAAAAACCTGATCTTAAGGCCGATTCCCTTGGACGAGCGCAGCCGGGCCCAACTGGCGGCTTCTCCTGTGGGAAGTATTAGAGGAAAGTTTAATAACCAGGATAGTTTCATCCATTTCCAAGAGATCCCGACGAACAACTGGAAATTGGTGGGGGTCATCGCCAGTCAGGAATTTGAGGCGGCTGCCGGTGAGGTGCGGAACCGGATCCTGTTCGGGGGGATCTTGGTCCTGGCGGTCTTTGCGGCGGTGGCGGTTATTGCCGCCGGTAAGATCACAAGGCCGATCGAGAACATCTGTGCCTTCATGCAAAAGGTGGAGAAGGGGGACTTAAGCTTACGGGTTCATGAAACAGGAAGTATCGAGATCGAACAGCTTTCGCAACAATTGAACCACATGATCGAAAACTTGGCCCAATTGCTCGAAAAGATTTATCAGGAGCAGATCTTTAAACGGAAGATCGCTTTGAAGATGCTTCATGCACAGATAAATCCCCATTTTCTCTACAATACGCTGGATTCCATCTCGTGGATGGTGGAGACCGGACGGCGGGAAATCGCAGTGGAGCTGCTTGAATGCCTGTCGACGATCTTCCGGGTGACCCTTTCCGGCGGGCGGGATGTGATTAGAATCGGCGAAGAACTCGACCATGCCGAGAACTACCTGCGGATCCAACGGATCCGTTACCAAGATAAGTTGGATTATGTGATCAATGTGGACGAGGAGATTAAAAAACATGAGATCGTGAAGATAACCCTTCAGCCCTTGATTGAGAACGCAATCTACCATGGAATCAAGCCGAAGCCGAACGGACGCGGCACCGTTGTTATTCTCGGACGCCGGGTCGATCCGGACCACATTCAGTTGTCGGTGATCGATGATGGCGTGGGGATGAGCTCCGAAAAACTGGCGGCGGTCCGGGCTTCGCTGGTTGAACCACAATTGAACCTGGAGACGGAAGGGAAAGGTTATAGCCTGATGAATATCAACTCGCGGATTAAACTGTACTTTGGACCGGCCTACGGTCTGGTCTACAGCAGTAAGGAAGGGGTGGGTACGCGGGTGGATATTCTGTTACCCACCTAA
- a CDS encoding DUF5723 family protein: MVRKAYGLILFILVVTGLLAVSAAPARGFTYDNPAEEAFTKTHFELLLPEMAVGAKNNLFTLSNINIDLTNPGTKADFLGQMSGGQFKADFTSQLKTGLTIGRFSAYLRPFATGSLRLASGLPELVFVGYGPHDNGTNKVYNLAGTKANSLAGVALDFKYGHPVKLADGSTLGIGVTFHYIKGLAMFDAEITSGTLTVDQIGDSTIRTKGQCYYVDLPVAEDGADLGSFFTNTPGSGFLLDLGVAYERDRIHAGLVLKNIGALKWRTVNQASISYEGAVETGPEGTEFLGDDPVTEEKTISDYTMGLPLVLQIHGSYQLYKSLYWNVGMETGFADGWGISSVPCLQTGLEWRPGRWIRLAADISYHDRHFNYNTLLELQLFFLWTRFQLGWTHEMGGLNAAAMLALHF, encoded by the coding sequence GTGGTTAGAAAAGCATATGGTTTGATCCTTTTTATACTGGTTGTCACCGGTTTGCTCGCGGTATCCGCCGCTCCCGCCCGGGGCTTCACCTATGATAACCCGGCGGAAGAGGCTTTTACCAAGACCCATTTTGAATTACTCCTGCCGGAAATGGCTGTCGGGGCGAAAAACAATCTGTTCACTTTAAGCAATATCAATATTGATCTGACCAATCCTGGAACAAAAGCGGACTTTTTGGGCCAAATGAGCGGCGGCCAATTTAAAGCCGATTTTACCTCGCAGCTCAAGACCGGATTGACCATTGGCCGTTTCTCCGCTTACCTTCGCCCGTTTGCCACCGGTTCGCTCCGTCTGGCGTCGGGCCTGCCCGAGCTGGTCTTTGTCGGCTACGGTCCCCACGATAACGGAACAAACAAAGTTTATAATCTGGCGGGCACAAAAGCCAACAGTCTGGCCGGCGTCGCCCTGGACTTTAAATACGGCCATCCGGTTAAGCTCGCCGACGGTTCCACATTAGGCATCGGTGTTACTTTCCACTACATCAAAGGTTTAGCCATGTTTGACGCGGAGATCACCAGCGGTACCCTGACCGTCGATCAGATCGGGGACAGTACTATTAGAACGAAGGGACAATGCTATTATGTGGACCTACCCGTTGCCGAAGACGGGGCGGACCTCGGTTCTTTCTTTACAAATACCCCCGGCAGTGGTTTCCTGCTTGATCTGGGCGTCGCCTATGAGCGGGACCGCATCCATGCCGGATTGGTGCTGAAAAATATCGGTGCTTTGAAATGGCGGACGGTTAACCAGGCCTCCATCAGTTATGAAGGAGCCGTTGAAACGGGTCCGGAAGGTACTGAATTCTTAGGCGACGACCCGGTTACCGAAGAGAAGACCATTTCCGACTACACCATGGGGTTACCGTTGGTTCTCCAAATCCACGGTTCTTACCAGTTGTACAAGAGCCTCTACTGGAACGTGGGGATGGAGACCGGTTTTGCCGACGGCTGGGGCATCTCCAGTGTACCCTGTTTGCAAACCGGCCTGGAGTGGCGGCCCGGCCGCTGGATCCGTCTCGCCGCTGATATAAGTTATCATGACCGGCATTTTAACTACAATACTTTGCTGGAACTACAGCTCTTCTTTTTATGGACCCGCTTCCAGTTGGGGTGGACGCATGAGATGGGCGGGCTGAACGCCGCCGCAATGCTGGCCCTCCATTTCTAA
- a CDS encoding ABC transporter substrate-binding protein has product MKRFRFILLVAAFGLLALIAHAAEKNPPPVNLVFYTPAEDASGAIRALINRFNAENQKIQVEHRTLSWSSDDCRNFYVSAFSARDNSFDVFSADIIWVSEFASAGWIEPLDSFFSVEERKFFLPGPIEGCTYQNQIWAVPWFTDSGVLFYRSDLLDQPPRTWAELVAVAQEKIAAGEVEYGYVFPGNQYEGLVCHGLELIWSNGGRILDGERVAINTPQATSALKILVKMLDLGLAPADVLWYQEEDARLFYQDGRALFLRNWPYAWALMNKEGSRIRGKFKMAPLPKGPQGTVGSGCLGGWNLMINRQSRYKEAAWQFIKYLTSFEAQKFHAMVGGRLPTRISVYQDEEVQNVNPYYPELLPHFLASKPRPVSPYYPALSEIMQVNFHRALSGLISAEEAIANIEREMKKLYPN; this is encoded by the coding sequence TTGAAAAGGTTCCGTTTTATTCTGCTCGTGGCGGCCTTTGGTCTGTTGGCCTTAATTGCGCATGCGGCGGAGAAAAACCCACCGCCGGTAAATTTGGTTTTTTACACACCGGCGGAGGATGCCTCGGGGGCTATCCGGGCTCTGATTAACCGGTTTAATGCGGAAAACCAGAAAATCCAGGTCGAACACCGGACCCTTTCCTGGAGTTCCGATGATTGCCGAAACTTTTATGTGTCAGCCTTCTCGGCCCGGGACAATAGTTTTGATGTTTTTTCCGCCGATATTATTTGGGTTTCGGAGTTTGCCTCCGCGGGCTGGATTGAACCACTGGATTCCTTCTTTTCGGTGGAGGAGCGGAAGTTTTTCCTTCCGGGTCCGATCGAAGGATGTACCTATCAGAACCAGATCTGGGCGGTTCCCTGGTTTACCGATTCGGGCGTGCTTTTTTACCGGAGTGATCTATTGGACCAGCCCCCGCGGACCTGGGCGGAGTTGGTCGCCGTGGCGCAGGAGAAGATTGCGGCCGGGGAAGTGGAGTATGGTTATGTCTTTCCCGGCAATCAATATGAAGGGCTGGTTTGCCATGGCTTGGAGCTGATCTGGAGTAACGGAGGGCGTATTTTGGACGGTGAGCGGGTGGCGATCAATACGCCCCAGGCTACTTCTGCCCTCAAGATTCTGGTGAAGATGCTTGACTTGGGACTGGCACCGGCGGACGTCCTGTGGTATCAGGAGGAAGACGCCCGCCTTTTCTATCAGGATGGGAGGGCCTTATTCCTCCGGAACTGGCCTTATGCTTGGGCTCTAATGAACAAGGAAGGTTCCCGGATCCGGGGCAAATTTAAGATGGCTCCCCTGCCGAAGGGCCCCCAAGGTACGGTGGGCAGCGGGTGCCTTGGTGGTTGGAATCTGATGATCAACCGCCAATCGCGGTATAAGGAAGCGGCCTGGCAATTCATCAAGTACTTAACCAGTTTCGAAGCGCAAAAGTTCCACGCCATGGTCGGCGGCCGCCTGCCAACGCGCATCTCGGTCTACCAGGATGAAGAGGTCCAAAACGTTAACCCCTATTACCCGGAATTGCTGCCGCATTTCCTCGCTTCCAAACCCCGGCCGGTCTCTCCCTATTATCCGGCGCTCTCCGAAATCATGCAGGTTAATTTCCACCGGGCGTTGTCGGGTCTGATCAGTGCCGAAGAAGCGATCGCCAACATCGAAAGGGAGATGAAAAAACTTTATCCCAATTAA
- the ligD gene encoding non-homologous end-joining DNA ligase: protein MSTTNTQYLTVNGHQIPVKNLDKPFWPEDGYTKADVMAFYIKVWPYLAPHLKDRPLSLVRYPEGINGQYFYQKNFPAAPPWVETIPIRSKTRVTHYVMANNLETLIWSINLGCIEVHPWLSTQWHLDYPTYVIFDLDPMAPATFQEAVQVAFALKSLTDHLGLALFPKISGATGLHLYLPVKPVYSYQETATFVQRLGEAVIRVLPGLATNERMVSARGGKVYIDHLQNQKGKTIASVYSLRPFAGAPVSMPVTWEELPTIQPDSFNITNAAARLAATGDLFAPLLSLQQELPTELLS, encoded by the coding sequence TTGTCCACCACTAACACCCAATACCTAACGGTCAACGGGCACCAAATCCCCGTGAAAAACCTGGACAAACCCTTCTGGCCGGAAGATGGCTATACCAAGGCAGATGTCATGGCCTTCTATATAAAGGTTTGGCCTTATCTCGCCCCCCACCTCAAAGACCGCCCCCTCTCCTTGGTCCGCTACCCGGAAGGAATCAACGGCCAGTATTTTTACCAAAAAAACTTCCCGGCGGCCCCGCCTTGGGTGGAAACCATCCCGATCCGCTCCAAAACGCGGGTGACCCATTATGTAATGGCCAATAACCTGGAGACACTCATCTGGTCAATCAACCTGGGCTGTATTGAAGTTCACCCCTGGCTTTCCACCCAGTGGCACCTGGACTATCCGACTTACGTTATTTTTGACCTCGATCCGATGGCCCCCGCCACCTTCCAAGAGGCCGTCCAGGTGGCTTTCGCCCTCAAAAGCCTCACCGACCACCTGGGACTGGCGCTCTTCCCCAAAATCTCCGGAGCCACCGGGCTCCACCTCTATCTTCCGGTCAAACCGGTCTACAGCTACCAGGAGACGGCCACCTTTGTCCAGCGGCTCGGCGAGGCCGTGATCCGGGTCCTTCCCGGGCTGGCCACCAACGAACGAATGGTCTCGGCCCGCGGGGGCAAAGTCTACATCGACCATCTCCAAAACCAGAAGGGGAAGACCATTGCTTCCGTGTACAGCCTCCGCCCGTTCGCCGGCGCCCCCGTCTCGATGCCGGTTACCTGGGAGGAGCTCCCCACCATTCAACCGGACAGTTTCAACATAACGAACGCCGCCGCCCGTCTGGCCGCCACCGGTGACCTGTTTGCCCCCCTCCTCAGCCTCCAGCAGGAACTGCCCACCGAATTACTGTCCTAA